The Brassica napus cultivar Da-Ae chromosome C1, Da-Ae, whole genome shotgun sequence DNA segment gaagaaagtagctgatgtcttaactaggggaggaatagctggatgtagctcagccgATTTCGCTTTTGCGAACACCTCAAACCCCAGCCTCCACCACCGCCTGATGCTCTTGGTttccccctcactgctgcgcagcttcagcgtaagtggaggaacccacccactcaacCTTCCACTTCAGGCAACAAATCCCCATCCCTCGCTTCTTCAGACAGTGAGGACGAGATTCACGAGGTTGAGAGCCAACCATGGTATGGAGGCTCCGGTTCAGCATCCGGTGGTTACTACACCACCTTCCCtcctgacgacgacgatgctggggcatctgcccccacatactatccataggaggtacttctttctctcccttgtacataccatttcatttttgcaaattagttttcttctcggtatctctctctttccttgaacacagagactgtgtatctaaagtttgggggaggtaccaagcatttgatcatgtttgctttcaTTGTGTTAcatttgagtcatgcattgaacacctatttgcatataaaaaaaaaaaaaaaaaaaaaaaaaaaaaaaaaaaaaatttcatttagattgcatcatttgcaccattaggagagtctagagcatataggttgcattcacttgcattgggagcaatgattttaaataccttgtaaagaacactacgttgcacctgagtatccatgcacctctcgaaaagacttgtatgtttcgagccttgaaaactcttctcgAAACTTATTGATTgtagaaactcagtctttgaagccagctacaaccttatttgaactgaatgaacttaatgcttcttgcttagggtctcttgtgtactgagtcatggctatacacacttgagttgtcacatcttttatgccattctttttgacaaactctagtggtagaccactcccaaaacctttccttccttttaagctttcattgtttgatgagtgaggccttcttcggaaagttttacatgtgcataatgttgagagtatcgggaacgacaatgcttgatcttcatttttgctggattggacactctattgtctagctataggtgggagggTGAGCGTTGTAatcatgatttgggagaaataaaaaagatagattCTTGTGCTCAAGTGAATTGatttattgggataagtagagaacctccagctctagttttgaaaagtcttggccccaaccaaaaaaaaaaaaaaaaaaaaaaaaaaaaaaaaaaaaaaaaaaaagagaaaaagggggctagcaaagttgttaggagctgaGAGACATTTTGAgattgtgaaaaatcccttatagatttcaaggaaaaagagctgatgtttttagaatcttttggtgagaggtgtgagttgggtttgacatttgagagTGAATGTGTAACttatatgtttgggaaaagggtagaacaatggagattgagcattgtatgcatgagttggtccctttcttagatatattatgtgcaatgtcaaggctacttgttttgagagtaaaccaccttaaagatcatatgttttgaacctcttgaatcacttgaataaaagccttcccttacccaaccaaatgacttggaccaactgaccatttgcaagaattcacttgatatcttatgcttaatgaatgtgagagttggcagatctgaatgtgtggatgcttgatgatgagtgtagggacaaaaggagttgagataggcctagagaagctagagtgtaataagagagtgtgctaattgtgtttgctagtggtgtttcttttggttatgagctcccaccttcaacctctctccctatgagttctagaaagttcacttgtggacaagtaaagaacaagtttgggggagttgatatcttgcatatttctattgttttatccattcatccatgtgcattttgatcatatagattaggatttagccatgtttaggttgcattttgcatacatgagtccttatcaggtattggagtaccacatggagtacttggaggcatttggagctcaaaaaggagtgtttagagtggtcattgggcgagcaagggatgggagcgaccagtccggagcgacaccaccaagtcgctctgatcaccagtctggagcgaccagtccggagcgacaccaccaagtcgctctggtCACCAGTCTGGAGCGACCTCACTagagcgacagggaagagtcgctcgcgtattgatcacccggagacaacgaatccggagcgacctctcgcagcgacacagcgaggtcgctcccgaatccggagagtgaaagatgaacacggatgaaagccttaaagatcttttctgaagctcaaaattggtggagacactggaaattgagttagctttccaatggaagtggtttcaagtcatttggagctgtattggatAAGTTATAATCGATTTACTACAGGTGTATCAACCCTTGCCGGGGACCACTGGAAAGTTGATGGGATTAACCAACTTCCCACTTTCTTCCACCCACCTTACCTTTGCAcgatttttattacttttatgtATAATATCTGCTTTATTTTTATCATAAGAGTGGGCAAGAAACAATCATTATCtaactttgtaataatttaacttgtcaaaactctctctctttgaaatatcattgttcttagtgttcttgagctgttcttcaattgttcatcatctgttcttgagttttaatttcgttttgcttgtttaatccttgtttatctttattctctgttgtatctacttgaatatgcttcaatctattatgagattaagtgttttcatggagattagtgagtagtttccttaagaattcatgggttagggagattagagtaacttactgaagatctatggtgttattgtattagatccttgtatgaacttgcttgttgagtatttttaatgcttgtttagtcttgatcactctaaacctgatttctaaacacttctcatcagacatgattagatgaagtgtttgaatcaactcaactaagctctagtgagattagccaaggacacttgatgttaaaattgctagatagttattaaacttgaacttaaagattgcttgattgaattaagccaaagacatttgatgtttaatgatttctaagcaaatggacatttacctagacataggacttgtctaaaattgtgtttagacttaagagattactttgattgaaagcttgtcacctagattggatcttagttacttgaagtcaattcccttagcccatggattcacttgtttatatttctaggatattagtttgttacaaatcatctatcttcttgtttgcttagattaggaaggtttgtgtattcttggtgttataagtctctagttctctgtggattcgatcctaaaatgctacaatgacataccattcgattgtggtattgttggcacattaggttaattggtgtgtgcttaaacgcgtaatcaCTTCCTTGTTTAATTTTTACATGTAAATCAAAACACAAGACACACACATAAACATTTGTTCAATCAAaccatctctctctatcttgATTTCACAATATAAAAAGATTCATGACTTCATCACGTTAAGTCTAGGAATGGAAGTCAAAACAGTAATGTATGATTTTGCATACCTTCCTTAGCAGCATGGGTAAAGACCCTTCTGTGCCCATAATGGTTTGAagttcaaacctctctccctatgagttctagaaagttcacttgtggacaagtaaaagaacaagtttgggggagttgatatcttgcatatttccattatcttatccattcatccatgtgcattttgatcatatagactaggatttagccatgtttaggttacattctgcatacatgagtctctatcaggtgttggagtgccacatggagttcctggagacacttgggtgcatttggagctcaaaggaggtgattagagtgatctttggacgagcactgcctggagcgaccagcccagagcgactatctcaagtcactccagccagagcgacctaccggagcgacgccatgaactcgctcgccctatacgcttcggagcgacctcatagagcgacaaggcgaagtcgctccagctcctagagcgaccAGTTCAGAGCGATAaagcgaagtcgctccagctcctagagcgacctcaccacagcgaccagttcagagcgacacagccaggtcgctcgcgaggaacgacccgggagcgacgtcttcggagcgacacagccaggtcgctcgcgaagaaacgacccgggagcgacctctcgcagcgacgtgccgaggtcgctccacgtctatttgtttggccgaattcatgttttctcaagggccttttggtcatttcattatgcacgtttttattttctaaacctatgttttaatactctgtaagccaccaggaggcagaGCTATCTTTGTTCtgaagaaaaccaccaaaaaccttgaaaaaggggatctctttgattcattgatcagatgttctactgttgatttctattctattatctgtattttctctaaatgattaatctgaaatccaatatgggtttaagaggaatcatggagattagtgagtaatcaccttttgaattcatgggttagggagattaagggtgattaggttagttctaggatgttttagtgtagatcattcttgttccttgctagtagagtattcttaatgcatcttctgagttggccactcaaaagttgatcaataggcatttcccacccgaaaggtgtttgatgaaatgcctgagacaactctcctaggcttttagtatactttgccaaagacatttgttgttaaagatgctaagatagctaatagacttgttagtaatgattgctttcatattattcaaccaaagacatttgatgtttgagatatgttagcaaatgagcattcatctagacatagagcttgcttagaattgtgtctaggcttaaggttgatagtttgattgatcgtttgccatccttagttcgatacttgatcacccaaggtctaatccctatgcccatgagttctcttttcctttagtcaagaaagtatcattctgttattgctttctagttttagtcatagcttaaaacccatctaaatcattggttgcacttagattaagtgagtacttgcattctcagtgctttgatatccctcagaactggttcgacaatcactatactacaacatttgtcttaggagccttgaaaactcctaacatcatctcttaacttttaactaaaaaaactaagaatcggttcttaaaattcttatttaagagccggttcttagcttttttagttaaaagttaagagacgggtttttatattccgctaagaactccacCTTAAGAACCcccgataatcatgctcttagagcatcattatcgcaCAAACCCTTAATggatttcttatttatttatttttttcgtttttgtctgattaaaaaaaaataaaaaagaatcgatcgtgggccgccacgtgtcagtgggtcCCGCGAACAGTTGAAAAAACCCACCGAAAACGTCTCTTATTTGGTGACTTGGGCATacggtttttgttattttgtgcCCCTCTTGTACTTTTTGCTTAAGAGACCTTTTTTTTACggggataaagatgctctaagatgattttattttttaccaaCATAATTGATAACCTACCCTTTTCTTGTCTTAAAATTGTTCtttttgttcatatatatatatatatatattcattcacTCTTGTTTTTCAGGCTCCACTCTGAGAAAGCATCCCTTGCATGAGAAAGGCCAAAGATCACCAGAAAGGTTGGATACTCTGTCATGTATCTTTTTTCTGATCCTTATCTTTGTGTTGGATATGTATTTACTATTTAGCTGTCTTGTTCTTTTTTGTGTTGGATATGCCGTCGCAGTGAAAGACTTGATATCCAGAAAATAGGGTGGGGCACATGCCACACCCTCTAATACACTAACACTGGGACTGCCCCTGGTtttgatcttctttttttttttcatatttcccGTGAGAACAATGACAAGACAGATTTTTTGGCTAAAGAGACCACTTATGGGAATAGTGCTTATGAGaaacttttaaaacatatatgggATTTCCCTAATGTATTTGATACATATTCCAGATTAGAACTCGCCtttgatgttttataatttacaacCAAATTTTATAATACGACTGTTAAATATTATTGACTCTAATTTACCGAAATTGTTCgctcaaaacaaataaataaaataatagtgattttataaaatcgatactgaattaatttatattgataaaaaaaaatataaaccatataGGAAAAGGAATGAGGAAAAAAGTCGTATATATTAATCTTGTAAGAGTGAGCAAACGAAAACCCTAAATAACAATTCAAGCCACCATCTTAAGACTCACGATGATGAGAAAAAACACATTAAAGATGTCGGACCTTCCATGTGATTTGATAGAGGAGATACTTTGTCGCGTTCCGGCTACATCTCTGAGGCATTTACGATCTACTTGCAAACAATGGAACTTATTGTTCAACAACCGGAGATTCACAAGAAAGCACTTCGATAAATCCCCAAAGCAGCTTATGACTCTCATGTTGAACGAGTCTATGGTTTGTTCGACGAGAGTTAATCTCAATGGAGTTCCAGAGGTCACAAGCGAACTTAGCCTAGTTGACCCTCTTTATAGTAGTTTAATAGATCATGAGTTCGATATTTATGAAGTCTTTCACTGCGACGGCTTATTATTATGCATCAACGAAGACAACACTAGACTCGTGGTCTGGAACCCGTGTACTAGTCAAGCTAGGTGGATCCAACCCAAAACACGTGTCAGCAGCCATGCTCTTGGATCCTACCATGGTAATAGCTATAAAGTATTGAGCTACCACCCTGACTTCGCAATCTTTGAGAATAACTCTAATTCATGGAGGAGTCTTGATATCACCCCCGACTGCACCATAGAAGATTCTGAACAGTTCATGTCTTTGAAAGGAAAAACGTACTGGTTTGCTTGTGATAAAAAAGATGAGCGTCCCATCAGCATATTCTTACTCAGTTTTGATTATACAAGTGAAACGTTTGAACGTCTACGTCTTCCGTGCCAGAGTTTTCTCTATGAAACTATGTCTATGTCCGTTGTTAGAGAAGAGAAGCTTTCTGTGTTGTTACAGCGAGATTATACGTCAAGGACAGAGATATGGGTGACAAATAAGATTGGTGAGACCAAAGAAGTCTCGTGGAGCATGTTCCTAGCACTGGATTACTCGCCAGCTGGACTTCATCTTCGGGATACCGTAAGTTTTTTGGTCGAAGAGGAGAAGAAAGTCATCGTGTGTTGTGATAGATACTTGGAAGATGAATTCCACGGCAAAAAGTTGATTCACATTGTTGGAGAGCAAAATCAAGTCAGAGAATTTGATTTTGGAGAAGCCAAACAGTGCCCGATTTTGTTTAATTATGTTCCAAGTTTGACACAAATCCACCAAGGTGTAGGTGTGGgagggaaaagaaaaagagatacAATTAACGGACAATATGCTGGAAGATGGTCCAAGCTTTTTTACAGAGTTTAgtggttttgtttttgatggGCACAAGTTCTGTTGattttagtttagtggtatttTTTTATACTACGAAATGTTTCAAGTGAGTTATACATACTTGTTGCTATTGCATTacttttcatcatttttttgtatCGTTATATGATCAGGATTCAGGAAAGATCTCTCAGGTTCCAGATCTTTCTTTGACATAATTTACATGCAGGTTTGCATGCTTCTTTAGCGTAATAAATTCAAAGATATAGAACACGACTGACCTAACTGAATTATGTACAAGAATTAGTGAgacccaaaataaaaaaaagacacaaAGAACTTTTACAAATAAGTTTGTGGGGTTTCTCTCATAACAGAAAAGTCTACCAAGTGGCAAAAAATAATGTGTGCAAGAATCCAATTAAGAATAACAACAAGTCTG contains these protein-coding regions:
- the LOC125580367 gene encoding probable F-box protein At5g47300 → MMRKNTLKMSDLPCDLIEEILCRVPATSLRHLRSTCKQWNLLFNNRRFTRKHFDKSPKQLMTLMLNESMVCSTRVNLNGVPEVTSELSLVDPLYSSLIDHEFDIYEVFHCDGLLLCINEDNTRLVVWNPCTSQARWIQPKTRVSSHALGSYHGNSYKVLSYHPDFAIFENNSNSWRSLDITPDCTIEDSEQFMSLKGKTYWFACDKKDERPISIFLLSFDYTSETFERLRLPCQSFLYETMSMSVVREEKLSVLLQRDYTSRTEIWVTNKIGETKEVSWSMFLALDYSPAGLHLRDTVSFLVEEEKKVIVCCDRYLEDEFHGKKLIHIVGEQNQVREFDFGEAKQCPILFNYVPSLTQIHQGVGVGGKRKRDTINGQYAGRWSKLFYRV